In Lachancea thermotolerans CBS 6340 chromosome H complete sequence, a single genomic region encodes these proteins:
- the OLE1 gene encoding stearoyl-CoA 9-desaturase (uniprot|P79047 Delta 9-fatty acid desaturase) encodes MADTKADKMEQVDLVKANILAAGANKESVRVVNGLGSLMGSKNMVNVDFDKDSNMDYLLRKDQEEKDRYKNSKHISEQPWTIHNWHQHLNWLNMVLVVGIPLAGWYFALSGKVPLHMNVLLFSIAYYVLGGVSITAGYHRLWSHRAYSARWPLRLFFAIFGAASVEGSIKWWGHSHRIHHRYTDTVRDPYDARRGLWYSHMGWMLLQPNPKYRARADIADLTDDWIVRFQHRHYIPIMAFSAFILPALLCKYLFNDFIGGLVYGGVLRVFAIQQATFCINSLAHYLGDQPFDDRRTPRDNWITALVTFGEGYHNFHHEFPTDYRNAIKWYQYDPTKVFIFLSSLVGLSFNLKKFSQNAIQQGLVQQQQKKIDRQRSHLNWGTPLTQLPVWDKQQFMENIKTNPGLVIISGIVHDVSNYITEHPGGETLIQAALGKDATKAFNGGVYLHSNAAHNVLATMRVAVVKEGVDAAAKFAARRGESLEGKKLI; translated from the coding sequence ATGGCTGACACAAAAGCAGACAAGATGGAGCAGGTGGACCTGGTCAAGGCCAACATCCTGGCTGCGGGCGCGAACAAGGAGTCCGTGCGCGTGGTCAACGGGCTGGGGTCGCTGATGGGCTCCAAAAACATGGTGAACGTGGATTTCGACAAGGACTCCAACATGGACTACCTGCTGCGCAAGGACcaggaggagaaggacCGCTACAAGAACTCTAAGCACATCTCGGAACAGCCCTGGACCATCCACAACTGGCACCAGCACCTCAACTGGCTGAACATGGTGCTTGTGGTGGGTATCCCGCTGGCCGGCTGGTACTTTGCTCTGTCGGGCAAGGTGCCCTTGCATATGAACGTGTTGCTGTTCTCCATCGCGTACTACGTTTTGGGCGGTGTGTCTATCACTGCGGGCTACCACCGTCTGTGGTCGCACCGCGCCTACTCCGCGCGCTGGCCTCTGCGGTTGTTCTTTGCCATTTTCGGCGCCGCCTCTGTCGAGGGTTCCATCAAATGGTGGGGCCACTCTCACAGAATCCACCACCGTTACACAGACACCGTGAGAGACCCTTACGACGCTCGTCGTGGTCTGTGGTACTCGCACATGGGATGGATGCTGCTGCAGCCTAACCCTAAGTACCGTGCCAGAGCTGACATTGCTGACTTGACCGACGACTGGATTGTCAGATTCCAACATAGACACTACATTCCAATCATGGCTTTCAGCGCTTTCATTCTGCCAGCTCTTCTCTGCAAGTACCTGTTCAACGACTTCATCGGCGGTCTCGTCTACGGTGGTGTCCTCAGAGTCTTTGCCATCCAACAGGCTACCTTCTGCATCAACTCCCTGGCCCACTACTTGGGTGACCAGCCATTCGACGACAGAAGAACTCCTCGTGACAACTGGATCACTGCTTTGGTCACTTTCGGTGAGGGTTACCACAACTTCCACCACGAGTTCCCCACCGACTACAGAAACGCCATCAAGTGGTACCAATACGACCCAACCAAGgtcttcatcttcctcAGCTCCCTGGTCGGCTTGTCCTTCAACCTTAAGAAGTTCTCTCAGAACGCTATTCAGCAAGGTTTGgtccagcagcaacaaaagaagattgACCGTCAACGTTCCCACTTGAACTGGGGTACTCCTTTGACTCAGCTTCCAGTTTGGGACAAGCAGCAGTTCATGGAAAACATCAAGACCAACCCAGGTTTGGTTATCATCTCTGGTATCGTGCACGATGTCTCCAACTACATTACTGAGCACCCAGGTGGTGAGACCTTGATCCAAGCTGCCTTGGGCAAGGACGCTACTAAGGCTTTCAACGGTGGTGTCTACTTGCACTCTAACGCCGCTCACAACGTTCTCGCTACCATGAGAGTTGCTGTTGTTAAGGAGGGTGTTGACGCTGCTGCCAAGTTTGCTGCTAGAAGAGGTGAGTCCCTGGAAggaaagaagctgataTAA
- the NGR1 gene encoding Ngr1p (some similarities with uniprot|P32831 Saccharomyces cerevisiae YBR212W NGR1 negative growth regulatory protein) yields the protein MGDLDPSFDEATIQRIWAHLGKRVSVKLIRAKKNLLIPCSTSSTFSDTQPQAPAPEGSGALRAPDADGAGRKIHINGVSFIDPNTTQLHHAGYCFVEFESLADAQWALTLNSTPLPDITCPGPAAADMASPAGSPAAGPDASSPLRTNPTGLRNFRLNWASGATLLSAIPSTPEFSLFVGDLSPTATEAHLLSLFQKKFKSVKTVRVMTDPITGASRCFGFVRFGDEQERRRALVEMNGVWCQGRNLRVAYATPRNNVMWQLTQPQHQQRQPQHHQHQHQHQQQQQQQQQQQQQLHHQQHQQHQQHHHIQNHLSQYHQHYQSMSQNNFQLASPEYTQAPLLMRTASSLVGNNLINFPATDFVSGSDAPYMGVPSMPPSLAHASAAASGAASAPAPGRSPFTNPNNTTVFIGGLTSHTSERQLHSLFAPFGTIINVKIPPGKGCGFVKYAYRIDAEAAIQGMQGFIVGGNPIRLSWGRTSTDTSRHPAMQDMPSSLRNVASQRGPQVWNSATAPTPTTAVSMFASPHIQRQDSVTQAGSVPPVHPSLL from the coding sequence ATGGGCGACCTGGACCCGTCTTTCGACGAGGCCACGATCCAGCGCATCTGGGCGCACCTGGGCAAGCGCGTCAGCGTCAAGCTCATCCGCGCCAAGAAAAACCTGCTCATCCCctgcagcaccagcagcaccttcaGCGACACGCAGCCGCAGGCGCCCGCGCCTGAGGGCTCTggcgcgctgcgcgcgcccgACGCCGACGGCGCTGGCCGCAAGATCCACATCAACGGCGTCTCCTTCATCGACCCCAACACCACGCAGCTACACCACGCGGGCTACTGCTTCGTGGAGTTCGAGAGCCTCGCAGACGCCCAGTGGGCGCTCACGCTCAACTCGACACCGCTGCCAGACATCACGTGCCCCGGCCCGGCGGCCGCAGACATGGCCAGCCCCGCGGGCAGTCCCGCAGCTGGTCCCGATGCCTCGTCGCCGCTCCGCACCAATCCTACCGGACTGCGGAACTTCCGGCTGAACTGGGCCTCCGGAGCCACGTTGCTGAGTGCCATACCGTCGACGCCAGAGTTCTCGCTCTTCGTGGGCGATCTGTCGCCCACCGCTACAGAGGCGCATCTGCTTTCGCTGTTCcagaaaaagttcaagagcgtCAAGACCGTGCGTGTCATGACTGACCCCATCACGGGAGCCTCGCGCTGCTTCGGCTTCGTGCGCTTTGGCGATGAGCAGGagcgccgccgcgcgctcGTGGAGATGAACGGCGTGTGGTGCCAGGGCCGTAACTTGCGGGTCGCCTACGCGACGCCTCGCAACAACGTTATGTGGCAGTTGACCCAGCCCCAGCATCAACAGCGCCAGCCTCAGCATCACCAGCACCAAcaccagcaccaacaacaacaacaacaacaacaacaacaacaacaacagctgCATCACcaacagcaccagcagcaccagcagcaccaccaCATCCAAAACCACCTTTCCCAGTACCATCAGCACTACCAGTCCATGTCGCAGAACAACTTCCAGTTGGCCTCCCCAGAATATACCCAGGCCCCTCTATTAATGAGAACTGCCTCGTCTCTGGTCGGCAATAACTTGATAAATTTCCCTGCGACAGACTTCGTCTCGGGCTCTGACGCTCCGTATATGGGGGTGCCCTCGATGCCACCTTCTCTAGCGCATGCTTCCGCTGCGGCCTCTGGCGCAGCATCTGCGCCTGCGCCTGGCAGGTCGCCGTTCACTAATCCAAACAACACAACTGTGTTTATCGGGGGGCTCACGTCGCACACATCAGAGCGGCAGCTTCACTCGTTATTCGCGCCCTTTGGCACCATTATAAATGTCAAGATACCGCCTGGAAAGGGGTGCGGCTTTGTAAAGTACGCCTACCGTATTGACGCGGAAGCCGCAATTCAGGGTATGCAGGGTTTCATAGTGGGCGGCAACCCAATACGGCTGTCATGGGGCAGAACTTCTACCGATACTAGCAGACACCCTGCTATGCAGGACATGCCTTCCTCGCTACGAAACGTGGCTTCACAGCGCGGGCCTCAGGTTTGGAATTCGGCGACAGCGCCAACGCCAACTACCGCTGTTTCCATGTTTGCATCTCCACACATACAACGACAGGACTCAGTCACGCAGGCTGGCAGCGTTCCTCCTGTGCATCCGTCGCTGTTGTGA
- the HRI1 gene encoding Hri1p (similar to uniprot|Q05905 Saccharomyces cerevisiae YLR301W Hypothetical ORF) produces the protein MCSEHPLAVKWQSKIIAMVSLNKRCTFQVGENPADERTLTLSSASNGGYYISLRPFVEPKGSESELPYEWAFAGSPKSLEAKKVDELRDDINFNFDFDTNVHLNAENTHRGVVETHWKKWESGLVEERGQVFPFGPDKQAVSFFELWQPIDATRDEFVHISEKSVDQSAARSVVLALDDDNYRGLVITVGKWTQGILFKKAEHTAKGINFLRACESADGKITTLLKYGVDFDRFPSTFVGQKDAELQGAAGAFWKVVESNL, from the coding sequence ATGTGTTCCGAACACCCTTTAGCCGTCAAGTGGCAAAGCAAGATAATAGCGATGGTATCACTTAACAAAAGGTGCACATTTCAAGTCGGTGAAAACCCTGCTGACGAGAGAACTTTAACTCTCTCTTCTGCCTCTAATGGAGGCTACTATATTTCTTTAAGGCCTTTCGTCGAGCCAAAAGGCTCCGAGAGCGAACTTCCATATGAGTGGGCATTCGCTGGGTCCCCAAAGAGCCTTGAGGCGAAAAAAGTCGACGAATTGAGAGATGACATTAACTTCAACTTCGACTTCGACACCAATGTCCACTTGAATGCAGAAAACACACACAGAGGCGTGGTTGAGACGCACTGGAAGAAATGGGAGAGCGGCCTCGTCGAGGAAAGGGGACAAGTGTTTCCTTTTGGCCCTGACAAGCAAGCCGTGAGCTTTTTCGAGCTATGGCAGCCCATTGACGCCACCAGAGACGAATTCGTCCACATCAGTGAGAAGTCCGTAGACCAAAGCGCAGCGCGCTCTGTCGTTTTGGCTCTGGACGACGACAACTACAGAGGTTTGGTGATCACCGTCGGCAAGTGGACTCAAGGaattctcttcaaaaaggccGAGCACACCGCCAAGGGCATCAATTTTCTGAGAGCTTGCGAGTCTGCTGACGGGAAAATCACCACCCTGTTGAAATATGGTGTTGACTTTGATAGATTCCCTAGCACTTTCGTTGGCCAGAAGGACGCCGAGCTGCAAGGCGCGGCTGGTGCATTCTGGAAGGTTGTGGAATCTAACCTTTAA
- the MET8 gene encoding bifunctional precorrin-2 dehydrogenase/sirohydrochlorin ferrochelatase MET8 (similar to uniprot|P15807 Saccharomyces cerevisiae YBR213W MET8 Bifunctional dehydrogenase and ferrochelatase involved in the biosynthesis of siroheme also involved in the expression of PAPS reductase and sulfite reductase) gives MLSLQLAHQLSGKHILLVGAGEVAMTRIPKLLPTGCKLTVIAPEIHGDMWKHFDVPEDNDTVEHTDEHWSPEKNKIFQIFRRGFRNTDIVLHGNGLTDNADAQSFLNGELDPIESYDHNKASGWHMIMTCIPDPVLSEKIYRGAKLVLGQHVLCNVADNPPLCDFYFGSNVTLGKGGKPIQIMLSSNGNSPRFTALLKNEIERQFGDLPIGESVAKLGQLRARIRKISEERCPASLSKPELIKYRMEWIRNCTDAFGVSHCHEINVDKTVTLFEDMFASMSLEQPDNEKYMKEYLE, from the coding sequence ATGCTTTCCCTGCAACTCGCACATCAGCTTTCCGGCAAACACATCCTCCTTGTGGGGGCTGGCGAGGTCGCCATGACACGAATCCCGAAGCTCCTTCCCACAGGTTGTAAGCTTACAGTAATAGCGCCCGAGATACATGGCGATATGTGGAAGCACTTTGATGTGCCTGAGGATAATGACACAGTAGAGCATACCGATGAGCATTGGAGCCctgaaaaaaacaagatctTTCAGATATTTCGGCGCGGATTCAGAAATACAGACATTGTGCTCCACGGGAATGGCTTGACAGACAATGCTGACGCGCAGTCCTTTTTGAACGGGGAGCTGGATCCAATTGAAAGTTACGATCACAATAAAGCAAGTGGATGGCACATGATTATGACGTGCATACCGGACCCAGTACTAAGCGAGAAAATCTACCGCGGTGCGAAATTGGTTCTTGGGCAGCACGTCCTGTGCAATGTGGCGGACAACCCGCCACTGTGTGACTTCTACTTTGGCAGTAATGTGACTCTGGGGAAAGGCGGTAAACCCATTCAGATTATGCTTTCCTCCAACGGTAACTCCCCGCGATTCacagctttgttgaaaaacgaAATTGAGCGCCAGTTTGGGGACCTGCCTATTGGCGAGAGCGTAGCGAAACTCGGGCAGCTTCGTGCGCGTATCCGGAAAATATCCGAAGAGCGCTGTCCTGCATCACTGAGCAAGCCAGAACTTATCAAATACAGAATGGAGTGGATACGCAACTGCACTGACGCTTTCGGAGTGTCTCACTGCCATGAGATTAACGTGGACAAAACCGTAACATTGTTCGAAGATATGTTCGCAAGCATGAGCTTAGAGCAGCCTGACAATGAAAAGTACATGAAAGAGTACCTCGAATGA
- a CDS encoding cornichon family protein (similar to uniprot|P53173 Saccharomyces cerevisiae YGL054C ERV14 Protein localized to COPII-coated vesicles involved in vesicle formation and incorporation of specific secretory cargo required for the delivery of bud- site selection protein Axl2p to cell surface related to Drosophila cornichon) yields MAVWLFVLALVLNCINLFAQVHFTILYADLEADYINPIELCSKVNKLITPEAALHAFISISCLLTGHWFVFLINLPLLAFNANKHYKKMQLLDATEIFRTLGKHKKESFLKLGFYLLMFFFYLYRMIMALIAEAD; encoded by the coding sequence ATGGCAGTgtggctttttgttttggcgCTTGTGCTCAACTGTATCAACCTGTTCGCCCAGGTTCATTTCACGATTCTCTACGCGGATCTGGAAGCCGACTACATCAACCCTATCGAGCTATGTTCCAAGGTGAACAAGCTGATCACGCCGGAGGCGGCGCTGCATGCGTTCATTTCTATCTCATGCCTGCTGACTGGTCACTGGTTCGTCTTTTTGATCAACTTGCCTCTATTGGCGTTCAACGCAAACAAGCACTACAAGAAGATGCAGCTGCTGGATGCTACCGAAATCTTTAGAACCTTGGGTAAACACAAGAAAGAGAGTTTCCTGAAGCTGGGCTTTTACCTgctgatgttcttcttctacCTATACAGAATGATCATGGCATTGATTGCGGAGGCCGACTGA
- the AME1 gene encoding Ame1p (some similarities with uniprot|P38313 Saccharomyces cerevisiae YBR211C AME1 associated with microtubules and essential regulator of microtubule stability), whose amino-acid sequence MSTKRISPFHKRARSGAMLMDRDVKLLYRQRGSALRRTGQSIVISQAKRPKHSGRAVRERERDVAAAPGPAVGEQPSSPPPLISDGFLGSPAHELTREPTQLPHSPPAPLSPSPLVPLPALDADLDADLGAGLDEDLNADLGASPGVAGHAEAAPLLPAPQFSFSDVPLSRLHSNTVSLSSIEVVASLINSLFEEQLVPQCFAEFDTAATPEDRLMHKLDIKLYSTFVQAVLADLRDLLDINVSNNELLTQLKQTIKRKSALTQTLLDVRHETADWEANAGADEQLEELRQKSAVNAKLQALAQDVRTASADASAPPDADHALDDLTAVLDPYNGVLAQLQTFNQSLEKLLE is encoded by the coding sequence atgtcaacAAAGCGCATCTCACCCTTCCACAAGCGCGCGAGGAGCGGTGCAATGCTCATGGACCGCGATGTGAAGCTACTGTATCGCCAGCGCGGCAGCGCGCTGCGTCGGACCGGACAGAGCATTGTCATTTCGCAGGCCAAGCGGCCGAAGCACAGTGGGCGGGCGgtgcgcgagcgcgagcgcgacGTCGCAGCTGCTCCGGGGCCTGCCGTGGGCGAGCAGCCGTCGAGTCCGCCGCCGCTGATATCAGACGGCTTCCTGGGATCACCTGCACACGAGCTGACGCGCGAACCCACGCAATTGCCGCACTCGCCGCCCGCGCCGCTGTCGCCGTCCCCGCTCGTGCCGCTGCCCGCGCTCGATGCGGACCTGGACGCGGACCTCGGCGCAGGCCTCGACGAGGACTTGAACGCCGACCTCGGCGCGAGCCCCGGCGTGGCGGGCCACGCCGAGGCGGCTCCCCTGCTGCCAGCGCCGCAGTTCTCATTTTCGGACGTGCCGCTGTCACGCCTGCACTCAAACACCGTCTCTTTGTCCTCCATCGAAGTCGTTGCGTCGCTTATAAACTCGCTGTTCGAAGAGCAGCTCGTACCGCAGTGCTTCGCGGAGTTCGACACCGCGGCCACTCCCGAGGACAGACTCATGCACAAGCTCGACATCAAACTCTACTCCACCTTCGTGCAGGCCGTCTTGGCGGACCTGCGCGATCTGCTGGACATCAACGTTTCAAACAACGAGCTGCTGACGCAGCTCAAACAGACTATTAAGCGCAAGAGCGCGCTCACACAGACTTTGCTCGATGTGCGGCACGAAACCGCGGACTGGGAGGCAAACGCCGGCGCCGACGAgcagctcgaagagctgcggCAGAAGTCCGCCGTCAACGCGAAGCTCCAGGCGCTCGCCCAGGACGTTCGCACCGCTAGCGCCGATGCGTCTGCTCCCCCAGATGCAGACCATGCCCTCGACGACCTCACGGCCGTGCTCGACCCCTACAACGGCGTTCTGGCGCAACTACAAACCTTCAACCAATCCCTCGAAAAGCTGTTGGAATAA